The DNA window TCAAAGATGCTGActtttagaatataatctccttgaaggcagcaaCTCCTTACTTTTTATTTGAATCTCCAACACTGAGCACAGTGTAATGGTAATAaccttgaagccttcccaataatatcaggggcgtaaaatttttaaaatattttccaattggtCTACTTTGAAATttgtaaaactatttttaaaggctgctgaaaatcaaaatttcctttccttctttataatCAAATAATTGTTTATAAATCTAAAAATAAGTTTCTCTTCCTGTTATAAAGTCAAGCTGAAAGTGAGAAGAGAAACATAGAATCCTATAATACTCTAAGTAAGCAACACTAAATAAATCATATTTGTCCACAATTATCCAATTCAGTCAAACATATATGTAGGTATTGTTATGTTCAAAGCATTGCACTTTGCTGGGGGTACAAGAGAAACATATCATACAGCCCTTACCCtcaagggttttgcttttcttttcgtACATTGATACAATCATTATCatcctattacttttttttcatcctattaaattgtaaaaaacaaaaccaaaccctatttttttttagaaaaaaaataatgttttactaTTGAAGGAATTGGCTCTTTCCCAATTTATGAAGCATAATGAAAAAATACCATACAGAATTATAGAAAAATTGAACAGAAGGGCTCTCAAGATAATcaaattcagtcatttttaagttgTGTTGTAAGGAATCCTACTTTCATGAGCTGCctcttatgatttctttgatCCAAAGTGGAATAATGGCAGAAACAGTTTATTTGGTTTTGATCCCTCATCTCCAGACTACCCTAatggcaaaaaaggaagaaagtttgAAAAAAACCCTAATTAACAATAGCTATCATTTAATAGTTACACATAAATATCTAACAATAAGAGCTGGAAGTTAGCATGGTATAACAGATAGAGAGCTAATCTTGCAGTCAGAAAGAATGGGTTCAAAGCCGAGTATTGATACATATTGGGTTTGTGATCCTGCCTAagtcacaatcttttttttttaattataaaagtattttattattttctagttacttgtagagatagttttcaacatttgtttttataagattaccagtttcaaatttttccctccctcccctccctaaccCCCCcgccccaagacaacaagtaatctgatataggttatatatgtacaataacattaaacacatttatacattagtcatgttataagagaaaaatcagaaccaaaagaaataacctcatctatattccacagatctttttttctggatttgagagccttttccatcatgagtcctttggaactatcttgtgctgttgtattgctgaggagaattaagtctatcacagttgatcaacacataatgttgatgatactgtttataattttctcctggttctgctcatctcactcatcatcagttcaggcaagtccttccaggtttctctgaactcctcctgttcatcattttttacagcacagtcaaatttcattacattcataaacaacttgttcagccatttcccaattgatgggcagcccctcaatttccaattccttgccaccacaaaaatagcagctatgaatatttttgtatatgtgggtccttttcccttatttatgatctctttgggagatcTCTGGAGCCTTAATAAgaactttggggggaggggttaagTATTATTATATTTAAGATAGAAATGTGATAATTGaagtaagagggaaagaaagtcaGGAGAGCCTTATTTAACAATAAGGATTAAAGAGCAAGAGAGAATCCTATCTATATACTGTGGTCCATTTgtgattttcattctttcttttgtttttttaactcagCTTCCCCCAGGGACTAGAgattaataaaggtttatttttctctaagaaaagtaaaacagtcaTTTTGAGAACAGAATTTTAACTAGAATTAATCATAAAATGACTTTAGATACTTCTATTATTTTTAGCCACCTCAGAATGTATTTTCCTAGTGCTATCTCAAGCCTGCTCTCAGATTTATGCAAAAGCAAATATTGGTATCTTAAATTACCCTGGTCAGAAATTACTTTCAAATGTAGGGAGattatttgagaaaaatataaCTAATTAAACTTACACTTTTTCAGTAAACATTACAAATctccatatctttaaaaaaaccctttgcaGTACAACCTCCTCTGTTTGCTGTATTGCTGCCTCCTAATCACTTCTTTTCAACACCTGATTTGGTATTGAGTTGAAAAGATTTTCcctcatttttccattttcccataCACGTCTACTTTTATCGAGTTAGAagataaacacattttttttaaattttagacttttatttttcaaattacatgtaaaagcaaattttgacatcatttttcttttaaactttgtgttccaacttctcttcctccctcccctcccatccccaccccaaggAATCAAagaattcaacataaattatgcatgagtagtcatggcaaacaattctaccttatctaggttgtgagtggaaacagataaaaacaaaacttcagattaaggaattgtcaaaaaaaaaaaagtgtgtttcagtctgttttcagataccatcaattctttctctgtagatgcactgcaattttcctaggttcttcagagttatgttggatcattgccttgctaaaaagaaccacatgcttcccaacagatcatcttacactaatgctgttattttgtatacagtctgcttcagttcatgtgggtctttccaggttttttctgatagcatcctgttcatcacaatttttatatagtacctagaaattgacagagaattttcttcacaaaagcccagcagagtaggtaacATACATTTTGACCTTGTAGTCAATAAAtgtaactattttcctccatcccattcccttccaatgatatttattccattgtctaccttatttttCCCTAATCCTCCTAAGTCTTTTGCTACTGACTGACCCCTCCCagactctaccctcccttcattcacacttccctccttatcctcttcccttcctactttcctgaagggttaaacagattactcttccctactgtatgtgtgtgttattccctccttgagcctgctCTGATaaggttatggcctttgagctaattctgttttctaaatttgtcttcttccctccctcttcaactcaCCCTATGAAATAaggcaattcaatatgtcatacatttggtgttatgcagaacatcttcaccttcctctaaagtattttcctttttatatctcCCTCCCcctaacttcccttccctccttcccctcctcacccccccatctccttctcctccctcttttcctgagggcaaaaatatattactatacctgcttgagtatgtatgttattccctctttgagccaattctgatgatagcaaagttcactcactccccctcttcccctccccttcataggcttttttcttgtttccttcctatgagctACCTCTcaccattccacctctcccctccctcctcccccagtctagtcctcctacctctcccccttattttaaaaatatcactatgggttagctagatggcacagtggacaaagcaccagtcctgggcccaggaggcccagagtccaaatcctgccccagacaccaGATAACGTACCTTATTtgttccacaaagaacaaggatataaaaaaataattgctttacaaataccatcccttcatattcatttcagacctgtgtcctctgtgtattcctttctgaaaaagttcttatgagtggaagtattattttctcatgtacgaatgtaaacagtttaatcgtTTAatgttcctcatgatttctttttcctgtttgcctttttattattctccagggtcttatatttgaaaatcaaatattctattcagtacacatcttttcatcaaaaatgcctgaaagtcttctttttcattgaaattccactttttcctctgaaaaattttgttcagtttttctgggtatgtgaatTTTGGCTGtcgtcccagttccttttccctctcgaatatcatattccatgccctcaggtcctttaatgtagatgctgctagatcttgctttatccttattggagccgcacagtatttgaattccttttttctagctgtttgcaatattttctccatgacctgagagttctggaatttggctattcaTTGCTATTGTGGGGTGAGAAAAAGCTGAAGTAGGAGACTAAAAAGGAGCATTCAAAGTTCCAATAACTACAGGCTAAAGAAGGGGTGGATGATGGTGAAGGTGCTGTGCTTTCTCCTACCATTTCCTATTGTTGTCCAGTCTCTGAAATATCTTCTGTTTCAGTCCTATGATCCTCTGGAGAACTCTCCCTTTAGGAAGACTAGAATGAGTGGGACTTCAGAGCAGCTTCTAGTGGATTTACTTTTCCAGTTCAGTTCATTTGCAGAGATACCCTTCTCCATCAAAATCTCTGAAggtgcggcagctaggtggcacagtggataaagcaccggccctggagtcaggagtacctgagtccaaatccgggctcagacagttaacacttcctagctgtgtgaccctgggcaagtcacttaaccccaattgcctcacttaaaaaaaaaatctctgaaggAACAGATCTTAATACAATTACAGTTTGCTATTACAATACCTAGGTCAGGTGATGATAACAAGCTCAAGTCTTAATATTAATAGCCCTAATATGATCCTCAGTAGAAAAGCAAATTTACATCTTTAGAGTGGCAAATTCAActaacaactgaaaaataaataaaacaatttgcaACCTAAACTTTATATTTGGCATAAATAATTACCTAACCTTTTacaaccatttattttttaaaaagcaaatatttgaTGAGATTTTGCTATGGAAATGTTAACAGAACATTTTTTTGAATAAGATGATGACATCATCTTACATAACTGAATTCATTTAAAAGCCACCAAAACAGCTGCACTTGTCAGAAAAAGTTCTGGGATGGGAGGTACAAATATACTGAGTAGTCAACTTCAAGATAGTGTAaggcaaatattttttaatatataataaaacatgttTGCATTACAAGATTTGCTCAATGTCCAGGTTGTAATAATAAATCCAAATAAAATTGACATTCCTGATGTGTATGTCTAGCAATGTGAATCTTTGGGACAGAGGTTATGGATGTTTTAGTAACcatttttaacataatttttgGATTGGCTGCATCAGTTCACTGTTGCATCAAGCAGTGtgttagtgtgcctgtctttagGCAGCACTTTGATCATTAACTGTTCCATCTTTTCTCATCGTGGTGAATTTGTTGGATGGAATGTGAAACCTTCAAGTCGTTGTGATTCATGTTTCTCTTGTTAGTGATTTGGAAAAATCTTTCATTGTGATGTTAATAGTTTTCAATTAGatttttgagaaatgtttgttcatGTCTACACCTACATGAGTAAACCTTGAGAGTTTTTCAAGAAATCATGCAACAATCTATATTTTGTAATATAGAGGTTGAACTGAATGACCAGATAGCTTCTAATATATCTAGGAAGATTAGACGGAAATACTTAGATAAATATCTGTGTAaggaatttaaaataagaaaacatatgCCCTTTCCATCCTATTCATATGTGCAACTCTGGAAAGTTTTCAGAGATTTTGGAAGAAGAACAGGGAATAAAGTCAATAAAAGTGaaatttttctctaaaatataggAATGAATGGCTTATTCTCTCAGTGGAAGAGTCATGACCATCATTTATTACTAAATGTATAATATTCTCAATATACATTGACTGTTATTTTCCTCTGTGAGTGAATTTTCTTAGAAATAAGTCCTGTTCCTAATTAAACAACTTCTGTCTCATTATTTTcagaataaatatttactttgaaAAGCATGATACAGCTAATATGCTCCGAATAAGAAAAAGTCTAAATCCTTAAAGGTTATCTGTGATTATGATCTGGGGAAAATTACAGACCATTTTCACCTGTTTAGTATTGCATTACTTGTAACCTTTTTCAGAAAACAAATAAGGCTGTGGTCCAAGCAGGCATGCATTCAAACTAATATTTGccatgtgttttttttgtttttttctcttacagTAGTATAAATAGTAGTTGAAAAGAGTGCTAGCCAATTCAAAGCAAAATGAGGTTCTTGCTGTTGCTTTCAGTCCTTGGGGGATGCTGGGCACAGTATGATCCCCATACCCAATATGGTCGAACATCTATTGTCCACTTATTTGAATGGCGCTGGGATGACATTGCTCTTGAATGTGAGCGTTACCTAGCTCCCAATGGCTATGGGGGTGTTCAGGTATGTGcacttaaaaattcatttgatatTCATGTTCTAGGCACAAcgaatatttttaatttatgcatgtaactacaaagaaaagaggacaaattaaggggttgaactagatgatttcaagAAATCCCTTAACTTGTAAGAACTAGGCAGTTTGATGTATATAGTCTGgtgcatggagtcaagaagacccgagtttaaatccagcatcaaacactagatatatatgtataggaaaatttataaaatgtttttattattactttcctcatctatggaATGGGAATACTAATAACAGCTTTCATCATTACCTATCTCCTAGGGCTGTGAGAATGGAGTgaattaaaatttgcaaagtgatttgcaaactttaaaatgctacataaatgttagatatAACGATAAAATCTTATCTTAACAAACAGTCTTGTACATATGAAAAATTACTAGTTGTTGCTCTTCAGTCATATGTAACTATACATAACCCCATTTggttactgttttgttttgttttgttttggtaaaaGTGCTAGActggtttggcattttcttctccatgatcattttagagttgaggtaCTAAGTCAAAAAAGTACtcagtgacttcccagggtcatatagcttgtaagtatttgaggctagattgtACTCAAGGAGATGTATCTTCCAGACTTGAGGTCCAGTGataatccactatgccactccATATCCTAAAAGCactggatctgagttcaaatcctggttcttcgACTTACTATATTTCTACCTTTGGCCAAGTCACCTTAAAGCTTTTATACCTCCAGTTCTTCATCTAGGTGGTTGAACAGGATGACATTTCTgttcacttctagctctaaaactgtCATTCTACACATTAATGTGTGTGAAAGGACCTTTAAGAACACTGATGGTGCTAGGCAAAGAATGGTTTCTACCAAAGAAACTCATCAATGCCTTCTTTAAACCTTTAATACTATATCACAACTCATTCTGTCAATGgattttgaagcatttttaaatataatGCAGCATATGATTTGTGTGTTCCTAAAACCTTCTCCTCCCAAAACACAGATCTCACCTCCAAATGAGAATGCAGTGATCAATAACCCTTCAAGACCTTGGTGGGAAAGATACCAGCCTATTAGCTACAAGATATGCACACGGTCTGGGAATGAAGATCAATTCAGAGACATGGTGAAGAGATGCAACAATGTGGGAGTAAGTGGATAACAAGATACTTTAATCAAATATTGTTTTCTGGTCCAAAAATCCCCAAGCATCCTATGGATAAACTTCAGGGGGTCCCTGAACATGTATACTatgaaattatatctttattttcaatgAACTCTACATACAATTTCCTTTGGTTAGATAAATATATCATTCTGAAAAAGGTTCCAGTGGGCTATTTGTACATAAATTCTAGTTCGAAGTTAGTAGCTACCTAAAAGTCATGTGTTCTAAATCATCTTTTGGAATTCATTAGGTACCAGTGAGAAACCTGATGGTGGTAGAGTTGGCTGTGTTTTTCTAAGGAAATCTTCTATACAGATGACCTTAGGCAGATCATTTACACTGCCTAGGCTTTACTTTCCTAGTCTGGTAAATTAGGATCATAATGTTTGCCCTGCCTGCTTCACAGGTCatttgaaaggatcaaatgagataagaagtGTGAATTGAATGTATAAACTGCAATGCCTAATACAAATATAATTTGTAATTCTTGTGGATGACTAAGAATGTAGGGAGAGAGTTTTTCCCCTTCAGTGAGCACTCCTTCCTGTTGTTTTAAtgccataaaattttaaaatagctattGAAAACGATCTGACAAAATGGCCCTGTGTGACAGCACATGCCAAATCTTGTCCCTGTAGTACCCCACCCtggccaagattggtcattacaattaatCAGTGATTTGCTGTGTTGCAGTGCTCTGTTTGTTGGTCTCAATGTACTCATTATATACATAcccctcttatttctctttcctttgctctCGCATTGTGCACACCCTATTTCTATGCACTTAGTGATCATTGATTTTCAGGCCCAGCCTGATTTCTTTCAGATCcagaaaccaaaaacaaaattcatagaCTAATTATTTAACACCAGAAAGAGAGATTTATGAATTAAGTGAACAGATGCTGTTTAACTTCATTAACATACAGTAAAATTCattaaatgatgatgataattaacaACCTCAGGTAGAAGGAGTGCAGAACTTAGTGTCAGAAGATGAGGGTTCAACTCATTCCATTGATGCTCCATCTTCCAAAGTCAAACACAATCCTTGCTTTTCCAGGTGCGCATTTATGTGGATGCTGTAGTGAATCATATGTGTGGGAGTGGTGTGAGTGCTGGGACAAGTAGCACCTGTGGAAGTTACTTCAATCCTGGATCCAGGCAATTTTCTGCTGTGCCATACTCTTCCTATGATTTTAATGATGGGAAATGTAAAACCAGTAGTGGGGAAATAGAAAACTACAATGATGCCAATCAGGTAAAATTTTATTGGTAATTAACTAACACTTATGGTTTATCTGAACCCAATTTTTATCTGGAGCCTGACTTCCTTACTTGACTTCCATAATCACATGATCCTGACCACTATTGCATTCATCATTTGTGTACCTGAATGTCAATCTCCTcctctcctggactattgcaataacttctTATTTCGTtgccctgcttccagtctctccactATTGTATCCATATTACATACAGCTGAAAAATGGATATGTCTATATcagaagtctgaccatgtcacttactTGCTTAAGAAgactcagtggctccctagtgcctACTGGACCTAACACAAATCGTTCTTTTATCAAGTAAAGCTCTTTCCCATTTGGGCTCTGTCTGGCATTTCAAACTGATTACATATTCTTTACCCTCAACCACCCTATGTTCCAACAATATTCATCTGCTAATTACATACCTTGTACATGACATACTCTTTCTAAACACTGCCTTtgtttggaatgttctccctctcatTTCCACATCTTGGAGTTCCCTTCCAGAATCTTACATAAATTCTGTCCTGGCCCTTCCAGCTTATAGAGTTTTCACACTTCCTTCCCCACAATGAATGTGcatttattcatatatgtacaagttatgtatgtacatgttttaCTACCAGGATAAAAGGCAAGGCTGTTCAGGAaggttttctctttgtatcttggGCTGACAGCACAGTGTCTCCCACTAGGCTCTTAAGACATGCTCATtggtgacagctaggtgggacagtggataaagtactggtactggaatcaggaggactggagatcaaaccagcctcagatacatactacccctgtgaccttgggcaaatcacttaattccaattgctatgaaaaaaagcagaaagtaaaaggaaatgcttattgaattgaacttcATCAATGTAGGAAATTCTCTGGAAATTAGAGGACCCTAAGATTTAGATATGGAGGGAAGCAGTTCATCCATGGAAataaaacttctcattttacaaatctggAAATTAAGACCCACTTCCTCACTTCAGAGTTGGGGGCTCTTTTCCTTATATCACactaaaaggaaatttaaagCTTACCCAGCTCCCAATTCTTTAAATGTGGGttgggaccccatatggggtcaactAATTGAATGCTTGGGTCTGGAAAAATTATCAGCAAAGATTGGATTTATATACCTAATTTACATACCCATATACTTGCAGTCACATCAATATTTCTTATGGAAAAAGTGGTTGTGAGTAGGAGAAACacttaagaagccctgccctagctAAGATGCTAAAGTGCATTGTGCCTTAGGTGTTTAAAAGGAGCACttcaaaatgggaaggaaaaaggtGATCTTGCCCCTGTATCACACATGCCAATATTGTTTGAACAGGTTAGAGACTGCCGTTTGTCTGGTCTTCTTGATCTTGCCCTGGGGAAGGATTATGTGCGAACCAAGGTTGCTGATTATATGAACCACCTGATTGACATTGGGGTGGCTGGCTTCAGAATTGATGCTTCCAAACATATGTGGCCTGGAGACATGAAGGCATTTCTGGATAAACTCAACAATTTAAATACAAACTTTTTCCCTGAAGGATCCAGGCCATTCATTTACCAGGAGGTACTAagataaaatgtgtgtatatgctgGGGACAGAGGCTGACTGATAGAAGAATATGCATGCAAGGATTGTTTTTATTGTCAAAAAATGATAATATTGATTAAATGTGTTTTATATAGGCATGCCAAATATGAATTAATCCTGGTTATGCGGGCTTGCATTAGATCAGCATcttcaaaagataaaaattaaaattgcctAGATAAAATTTGATTCTTTTTAATAGTATCTCTCcagattggaaaaaaatttaagtcatctgttcaaagaagaaaattaatttgaatattcAATATAGTACATAGCATTAAAATTGTTGCAACAACATGCTAATATGatgattaaaatgtttttagaGTTTCGATgcaaaatcatatttttttttatttctcctagGTAATCGATCTAGGTGGTGAGGCAATTAAAAGCAGTGACTACTACGGAAATGGTCGGGTTACAGAGTTCAAATACGGTGCAAAACTGGGCACAGTTCTACGCAAGTGGAATGGAGAAAAGATGTCTTATTTGAAGTAAATGAAAAAGGGGGTTCCCCTTCAGACTACTGCTCAAGGAAATCTTCACCTCAGTGTGCAACAGTTGCAGGAATTTGTTCCCAATATTAATTGGGAGAGTTCTGCTTGGATATCAGTTAATCATTTGTATTACTCATAGAGGTCAATTTGAAAACATGCCTTTTCAGAAAGCTAAGACGAAATCATTAGGCTTTATTTTGAACAGATAGAATGAAAATGTATTTGGcaaatgcttattttttataATGTACACCACAACATGAACacaagaatttaaaaatcataacaatataaaaataatatgttgCAGCCTCAGCATGACACCCTCCTTTAATACAAATTCTACAACACAAACATGATAGAAGTACCTAACATATATATGGCTCTCTAAGGTTTTAACTTAACTGCACAGTGTTAGAGTTGAAAGAAACTTTAGGGAGCCAAACTCATTGGTACTGATATGGAAATTAAGACCCAGAATAGTGAGGTGACTCATTTGAGGTTATAGTGTTAGTAAGTGGTTGTCAGAATTTGATCCCAGTTCTTCTCTCAGTCTTCTTCTGTTTAAATCATAATATGGGCATTCTGCATAAaggaatttgtttgtttgtgataAGGAATGCCCTAAAGGgagagaagaccaaaaaaaaaaaaaaaaagcctgaatcACAAGAAAAACACTCCATATTTCTTTGTACAGGAACTGGGGAGAAGGTTGGTCCCTCATGCCCTCTAACAGAGCACTTGTCTTTGTGGATAATCATGACAACCAGAGGGGCCATGGAGCCGGTGGAGCTTCCATTCTTACCTTCTGGGATGCCAGGTATGTGGTGGAGTCCTCTACCTGTGTTGGTAATCTTCCTAATAGTCTCCAAAAATGTTCTTCTTTTGTGTGATGCCCACTTTTTATACCTTCTAGACTCTACAAAATGGCAGTTGGATTTATGCTTGCTCATCCATATGGAGTAACCAGAGTGATGTCAAGCTACAGGTGGTCAAGAAACATTCAGAATGGAAAGGTATTTTTTATTTCAACATTTAGAAAGTATGTACTAGATAATGAGGCCTGTGGAGAGACACTGGAGGAAGAAATAATAACTGATCAAAAATCAGTTTTTTAAAGATATGCCTACCATGCCAGTATCCAGGGACATGAAGCAATATTAAACAATAAGCAGGCATAGTCTTCCTGTTACCTATCTCACAATCAGTTTGACAGGTATGATATATCCCGGAAAAggtacaaaatgaaaatatactcagagaaagagagacagagagagagaaagacagacagagagagagagagatcaaagcAAAAATGGGGTAGAAGAAAGAGTGTAACAGCCTGAA is part of the Dromiciops gliroides isolate mDroGli1 chromosome 4, mDroGli1.pri, whole genome shotgun sequence genome and encodes:
- the LOC122755609 gene encoding pancreatic alpha-amylase-like, with translation MRFLLLLSVLGGCWAQYDPHTQYGRTSIVHLFEWRWDDIALECERYLAPNGYGGVQISPPNENAVINNPSRPWWERYQPISYKICTRSGNEDQFRDMVKRCNNVGVRIYVDAVVNHMCGSGVSAGTSSTCGSYFNPGSRQFSAVPYSSYDFNDGKCKTSSGEIENYNDANQVRDCRLSGLLDLALGKDYVRTKVADYMNHLIDIGVAGFRIDASKHMWPGDMKAFLDKLNNLNTNFFPEGSRPFIYQEVIDLGGEAIKSSDYYGNGRVTEFKYGAKLGTVLRKWNGEKMSYLKNWGEGWSLMPSNRALVFVDNHDNQRGHGAGGASILTFWDARLYKMAVGFMLAHPYGVTRVMSSYRWSRNIQNGKDANDWIGPPNDNGVIKRVTINADTTCGNGWVCEHRWRQIRNMVIFRNVVDGQSFTNWWDNGSNQVAFGRGNKGFIIFNNDDWALSVTLQTGLPAGTYCDVISGDKTNNSCTGTQIYVSSDGRASFSISNTAEDPFIAIHVNAKL